GGCAACGTGGTCGTGGTCAGCACACGCGACTGCTCGCTCCAGCGCCGCCACCAGAAGCTCGTGGAGGAGGCCCCGGCGCCGTTCCTGTCGGAGGAGCAGGTCGAGATCCTCTACACCAGCTCCAAGGCCATCCTGAAGGAGGCCGGGTACGTCGGGGCCGGCACGTGCGAGTTCCTCGTCGGCCAGGACGGGACGATCTCGTTCCTGGAGGTGAACACGCGACTGCAGGTCGAGCACCCGGTCACCGAGGAGGTGTCGGGCATCGACCTGGTGCGGGAGATGTTCAGGATCGCCGACGGGGCGGCGCTCGAATACGGCGACCCGGCGCTGCGCGGCCACTCGATCGAGTTCCGGATCAACGCCGAGGACGCCGGGCGCAACTTCCTGCCCGCTCCCGGAACGCTGACCGTCATGCGCGCGCCCTCCGGCCCCGGGGTGCGGCTCGACTCCGGGTACGAGGCCGGGATGACGGTGCCGCAGACGTTCGACTCGCTCGTGGCGAAGCTGATCGTCACGGGGCGGACGCGGGACGAGGCCCTGCAGCGGGCGCGGCGGGCGCTGGCGGAGTTCGAGATCTCGGGGATGCCCACCGTGCTGCCGTTCCATCGGGCCGTCGTGTCCGATCCGGCCTTCGCCTCCGCGCCGTTCTCCGTGCACACACGGTGGATCGAGACCGAGTGGGAGAACACGGTCGCGCCCTACGACGAGGAGACCGCCGCAGGACCGGCCGGCGCGGCGCGCGAGACGGTGACGGTCGAGGTCGGGGGCAAGCGCCTGGAGGTCGTCCTGCCCGCCGGGCTCGCCGCGTCCGGCCCCGGCTCCTCCGCCTCCGCCCCCGGCAAGGCGCCGCGTCGGGGCGGCGGCGGTTCCAGGAAGGCGTCGGCGGCGGGCGGTGACGCGCTGGTCAGCCCGATGCAGGGGACGATCGTCAAGGTCGTGGCCACAGACGGGGATGTGGTGGCCGAGGGCGACACGGTCGTCGTGCTGGAGGCCATGAAGATGGAGCAGCCGCTGGCCGCCCACAAGTCGGGCACCATCACGGGGCTCACGGCGGCGATCGGGCAGACCGTGACCTCCGGCGCCACGATCTGCGAGATCAAGGACGCCTGACCCGCGAATCCATGGCCCCAGGCTCTTCTGTCGCTCTTCTGTCACGGTGCGCGCTTGCCGGCTCGCCTGAGGGTAGCGTGCCCAATGAGGAACTTTGCCGATCGCCCGTTCGTCCTCATGGGCGAAGGAGGCTTGCTGCCAATGACCCATTCGCTGCGCCGAGCAGGGGCCGCGATCGCGGCTCTGATCGCCGGTCTGATCGTCGTTCTTGCGCTGTCCCCTGCCGCCAACGCGGCGGCTCCCCCTGATGCTCAGTCGGTGGTGTCCTATTGGAAGGACAAGAAGGACCCGCTCTTCGTGGAGTCGGGCTCGCCGCTGACCTCTGATCAGCAGAGTGAGATCCGTGACGCGCTGAAGGGGGCCAAGAGCAAGATCTACGCTGTCGCGCTGCCCGACGGCACGATCACCGACTCCAATGTTGCTTCCTACATGAGCTCGCTCAACTCGGCGCTGACGGCCGCGGGCCGTAACCGGGCCACGTTCGTCGTGCTCGACGGCCCGACGCTGTTCGCGGCCTCGAGCGCGCTGCGTCAGCAGGGTCTCGCGGGCGAGCTGGCCAACCGCGCGGTGAGCGCCAACTCGAACGTCGCGGACGGCATGAAGGACTTCGTCCACCGCGTGGACCTGGCCATGAAGGGCGACCGCTCCGCCCTCGACACCGACAGCCAGGCCAACCCCGGCGCCGGCGGCACCGCGGCGCTGATCGGCCTGGGCGCGCTGGCGCTGGTCGGCGGTGGCGGCTACTTCCTCTACTCCAGCAACAAGAAGAAGAAGCGGGCCATCCAGGAGGCCAAGGACCTGGCGGCCGTCAAGCAGACCGTGGACGAGGACGTCACCAAGCTCGGCGAGGAGATCACCGCCCTCGACACCGACGTGACGCTCGCCGGCCAGGGCGGCAAGCACATCGAGGAATGGCAGCAGGCGCTCGACTCCTACGAGAAGGCCAAGACGCAGCTGGCCACCGTCCAGCGGGCCGACCAGGTCCGCGACGTCACCCAGACCCTCGAGGACGGCCGCTACGCGCTGGCCGTGGTCAAGGCCAAGGTCAACAACGAGCCGGTCCCCGAGCGGCGCGCCCCCTGCTTCTTCAACCCGCAGCACGGCCCGTCCGTCCGTGACGTCCGCTGGGCCCCGCCCGGCGGCGCGCTCCGCGACGTGCCGGCCTGCCGGATGGACGCCGAGGCCGTGGAGCGCGGCTTCGACCCGCAGATGCGCGAGGTCATGGTCGACGGCCACCGCCGTCCGTACTACGACGCGGGCCCCGCGTACCAGCCGTACGCGTACGGCTACTACGGCGGCTTCGGCGACGTCATGACCGGCATGTTCATCGGCACCATGATGGGCAGCATGCTCAGCGGCGGCTGGGGTTACGGCGGCTACGGCGCCGGCTACGCCGAGGGCTACGCGGACGGCGGCGGCGGCGACCTCGGCGGGGGTGGCGACTTCGGCGGCGGCGGCGACTTCGGTGGTGGCGGCGGCTGGGGCGACTTCGGCGGAGGCGGCGGAGACTTCGGCGGCGGCGACTTCGGCGGCGGCGACTGGTAAAGCCCTGAGGCCCACAGGTACGGGCCTCCACAGGGGGCGTTGCGCGGATCACCTCCGGGCAGCGCCCCTTTCGGCTTCCCGACTCAAGCCATCCGGCGCAGGCGTTCGCGCCAGGGATGGGTGATGTGCTCGGTCTCCAGCGCCTCGTCCAGCCAGCGCCGCTGCGTGTCGCTCAGCAACGGGAGGACCGCCTCGAAATCGGCCTCGTCCTTCGGCCGCGCACCCTTGGCCTTGTAGAGCAGCTGCACCTCCGGGGCAAGCCGGTGGAAACCGTCCTCCTCAACGGTCAGCCCGGCCAGCGAGCGGCGGATCCGAGGGTCACGCCGGTAGATCCACTCCTCTCCGTCGGCCTCGTCCAGCATGAGCTGGAAGCGCCATGGCCCGTCCGGATGCTCGCGTACCCAGATGTCGTGTGCCTGCTCGGGCAGCACCTCGTCCAGTGCCCATGGCCGCAGCGTCTGGGGCACGACCGCGGCGTGGACGTCCCAGCCGTCCAGCAGCCGCCGCACGGCGAGCTGGTCCCGCCGCAGCAGCGCGACATCCACGTCCCCGTGCTCGCGATACGGATGGCCCACGGCCAGCTCGATCGCGTACCCGCCGGCCACCCACCACGGCGCCGCCAGCCCGCGCATCAACGCGACGACCTCGTCAAGCGGCGCGGCCTCCCAGGGCCCCCACGGCGTCTCGATCCTCGTCATCCGAAGATCATGCATGACGGCAGCCTCTGTCGTCGCGCCCGTGGGATCTGTAAATCCAGTTACGGTTGTGAGCGTAAATCAATTCACAGATCCATGTCGACGGCCCACGTCGTCGGGATGCCATCATCGGTCGGCCTGGTCGAAGGCGTCTCCTGGCGCTCCCGAACTCAAGCTTTCTCAGGCCAGCGGCCCTCGATGTAGTGGCAGACCAGCGCGGCATGGGAGAGCGGGGTGGCGGGGTCGTCGACGTCGCCGTTGGTCGTGTAGTCGAGAAGAACCACATCGCCGCGGTCAGCGAGCCGCCGCAAGCGCTTCACGAGACTGCTCACCCTGTTCTCCAGGACCCAGCGGTAGGCGGGAAGGTAGATGCGGCGCCGGGCGGTCGGGTAGTCGAGCAACCGGCTGCCGTAGAGGCCGTCTCGGTGGCCGCGCACCAGCCCGTGCTTCCGCACGGTGCGTTTGAGGCCGGTCATGTTGGTGATGTCGAGCTTGGTGGGGTCGACGTCGGCGGTCTCGAAGACCTTGAGCGCCTGCCAGATCCCCTCGACCGTCTGGCTGTAGACGCCCGGGGTCTGCGGGACGGGGATGCCGCCGTGCGGGAAGAACGGGCTCATCCTCACCCATGGCTCACCTGCCTTGGAGGTCACGTCGATGATCTCGGCGCCGGGATGGGCCTTGGCGAGCGAGGCGGCTGAACGACGGCGGCCGGCGACCTGAATCGGCACGGTGACAACCCTTCGGTCAGGAACGGACGCGGTACAGCTTGGCCGAAGGGGGCGACACTTTCGCTTTCGCGACCGCCGGAGCGGGCTGGGGCCTTCTGAGGCGACCTTCGCGCGTTTCCGGCAGCATGAACCCCATGCTCATCGTCATCGGCGGCCTCCCCGCGACAGGCAAGACGACGCTCTCCCGGCTCCTGGCCACCCACCTCGGCGCGGTCCACGTGCGCATCGACACCATCGAGCAGGCGATCGTCCGCTCCGGCCTGGCCCGCCAACCCCTCGGCCCCGCGGGCTACATGGTCGGGTACGCACTGGCCGAGGAGCACCTGCGCCAGGGGCTGGGCGTGGTCGCGGAGTCGGTGAACCCCCTGGCCGCCACCCGTGACGCGTGGCAGGAGGTCGGGGCCAAGGCAGGCGTACCGGTGGCCGAGGTGGAGGTCGTCTGCTCCGACCGGGAGGAGCACCGCCACCGCGTGGCCTCGCGTTCGATCGACATCCCCGACCTGCGGCCGCCCACCTGGCAGGAGGTCGTCGACCGCGAATACGAGCCGTGGGAGCGCGAGCACATCGTCGTGGACACCTCCGGACAGACGCCGGAGGAGTCGCTCGGCGGCCTCCTCCGGAGCCTGGATCAAGGCAACTTCAAGATTCGTAACATCGGATAAGTGACCTATCTCGCCGAAGGGACCCGTGTCGGGATCCGCCGCATCAGCCGCCAGGACCGGGCCGAATTCCTGGCCCTGAACCGGGAGAGCGCCGACCTCCTCGCCCGCTGGATGCCCGGCGACCCCATCACCACCGACGAGGTCTTCGAAGGGTACGTGGCGCGCTTCGACGAACCGGCCAACGAGGGCTTCGTGATCTGCCGCCTCGACACCGGAGCCATCGTGGGCCGGGCCAACATCAACAACATCGTCAGGGGCACGCGCCAGGACGGCACCCTCGGGTACTGCGCCTACTCCTCCACGACCGGGCGCGGCTACCTGACGGAAGGGCTGCGGCTGCTGGTCCGGTACGCGTTCGGCGAGCTGGGGCTGCACCGCATCGAGGCGAACATCCAGCCCACGAACGCCCCCTCCCTGAGCCTGATCAAGCGCGTCGGCTTCCGGCGAGAGGGCTATTCGCCGAACTTCCAGTACATCGACGGCGCGTGGCGGGACCACGAGCGGTGGGCGATCACCGCGGAAACGGCCGGTACGGGCCCGGATGACGCATAGCCCAGACGGTGCCGCGCACGATGGCCTCCTTGAAGGCGGCTGAGAGCCGGCCGGTGAGTACGGCGTCGGCCGGGCTGTCGTCGCGCCGGGTGAACTGGGTGACCCCGTCGTGCCGGCCCAGACTGATGTTCTGCCAGACGTACCGGAACCTGGCGCGCCGCGGCTTACGCCCCGTCAGCAGGTCGGCCACCGCCTCGCCCCCGTACATCCCCATGGGCAGGCCCGTCTGGCAGGCCATCCGGGTGGGCCGCCCGCTCCGGTCGGCCGCCGCGGCGTCGCCGATGCCGAACACCTCCGGATGTGACACCGACCGCAGTGACCGGTCCACGAGCATGCGCCCGTGCCGGTCCGTGGCCAGTCCCGCCGCGGCGGCGAGATCGGATACGCGGAACCCGCCCGCCCACACCACGGTCTCGGAAGGCAGCTCATCCCCGGACTCCAGCAGCGGGCCGCCGGGCCCGATCTTGGCGACCGGCGCGTGCTCGCGTACGGCGATGCCCATGCGGGAGAAGGCCCGGTGGAGGTGGCGGCGGGCCCGTGCGGAAAGCCCCTCCCCGATCAGGCCGGCGGAGACGAGGGAGACGCGCAGCCCGGGGACGGTCTCGGCGAACTCGGTCGCGGCCTCGATGCCGGTCAGCCCACCGCCGATCACGGTCACCTCCCGGCTCTCCGCGAGCCGCGCCCGCAGCCGGACGGCCTCGTCGGCGGCGGCCAGCGTGTACGCGTGCTCGCGCACCCCCGGCACGGCGTCCAGCTCGGCGGCACTCCCGAGCGCGTAGACCAGCACGTCATAGGAGAGGTCGTACGGAGCCGCGTCCAGGCGCACCGTCCTCGCCTCCAGGTCGATCCCGATCACCCGGGCGACCACCAGCTCGATGCCGGTGCCGGCGAGCAGGCCGGCCAGCGGCAGGTCGGGCAGCCGCTGGCCCGCGGCGAGCTGGTGAAGCCGGACGCGTTCCACGAAACGGTCGGTCGCGTTGACCAGCGTCACCCGGACGTCCGCGCGCCGCAGCCGCCAGGCGGCCCGCTTGGCCGCCCCCAGCCCCGCGTATCCGGCGCCCAGCACCACGATGTGGTCGGTCATGGTTCCTCCAGAGTCCGAAGTCCCCACTTGAACCGGCGAGCCCGCCCGTCCGTGACACGACCGCCCTGTGATCGCGCTCACACCGCCCAACCCGGGCAGCGGGATCAGGCGAGCTGGACGGCGGCGAAGGCGAGTTTGGCCGGGCTGACCATGGTCCGGATCGCGACGACGCGGTCCCCGGCGATCTCGAGAGCCATGATCGCCAGCACGTCACCGTCCGGCTGCCGAACCAGCACCGCGGGCTCCCCGTTGACGTCCAGGATCTCGGCCCGCACCCCGGCCGCCTCCGGCCGCGAGGGCAGCCCGCGCAGGTAACGGATCACCTTGGCCGGTCCGAGTACGGGCCGGCGTGCCGCGGTCGCGCCGCCACCGTCCGCCCAGGCGACCACGTCCGCGGCGAGCAGCCGCTCCAGGGCGGCGACGTCCCCGGTCACGGTCGCCTCCAGGAAACTCTGCACGATGCGGCGGTGCTGCTCCCGGTCGCTCTCGAACCGCTTGCGCGGCTCCCCCACGTGCGCCCTGGCCCGCCGGTGGAGCTGCCGGGAGTGGGCCTCGTCGATGTCCAGGATGTCGCCGATCTCCGCGTGGCTGTGCCCGAACGCCTCCCGCAGCACGAACACCGCCCGCTCCGTCGGCGTCAGCCGTTCCAGCAGGATCAGCACGCCCAGCGACACGGATTCGCGCTGCTCGACGGTCTCCAGCGGACCGAGCGCGCCGTCAGCGGTGAGCACCGGCTCCGGCAGCCACGGCCCCGCGTAACTCTCCCGCTGCCGCCGCGCGGAGGCGAGCTGGTTGAGACAGAGGTTGGTGATCACCTTGGTCAGCCACGCGGCGGGCACCTCGACGGGCCAGGAGGCCCGGCTCCACCGCAGGTACGTCTCCTGCACCATGTCCTCGGCCTCGGAGGCGGAGCCGAGCAGCCGGTACGCCAGCCCGAACAGCCGCACCCGCTGCCCCTCGAACACCTCCACCGATCCCGCGTCCGCCCCATGGCCGTCCATCCGATCGATGCTAACCAGACGCCGTTCCGCCCTGGTTCGCGGCACCGGCGCACGGGGCCGCTAGAGGAGGGTGCCGAGGGGGCCCAGGTCCAGGTTGAGGTCCTCGGGCGCCAGGTCGAACCGGTCGCAGAGGTCGGTCATCGCCTCCTCCAGGCGCATCAAGGTCACCCCGAGCGCCTCGATCTGCTCGTCCGACAGGCTCCCCTGCTCCATACGCCGTACGCACTGGCGCTCCACGAGCTGGCGGATCAGCTCGACCAGCGTGAGCACGAGGCGGCTCAGGTCGCGCTCGATCGTCTCCGAGTCGGCGGCTATGCGCAGGCTGGGACGGTCGACGCTCACGCGGCCTCATCCCCCTCGATCGACACGATGATCGTACGGAGGGAGATGCGTACGAGGTCCACGTCCGCGATCGACAGGACGAGGTCGCCGGTCAGGACGACGCCGCCCTCCAGCAGCCGGTCGAGGAGGTCCACGAGGGCCACGCGTTCGGGCGGGATCCGGTCGTCGGCCACCACGTCACGTCTCAACACGCCTCCATCACCGTGAAGGAGTACGGAGCCCAGGGGCCGGTGAGACGCACCTCCACGCCGTCCCCGCCGAGGCTGCCGACCGTCGCGGCGAACTCCTCGTCGCGACCCTCGTCCACGAGGTAGGCGCCGTTCAGCAGCATCGCCTCGTTCCGGCCGGAGAGCTGAGGGTCCTGGGCGCGGTGGCGGCAGCTCGCGACGGCGAGCGACGACAGGGCGGCGTGAATGTGCTCGGCGCGGCCGGCGATCTGCCGGCGGAGCCGCTCCCGGCCGCGCAGGCTCGCCTGGCGGCGCTGGAGATACGCGGTCCCGGGCTTCCGGACGCCGTCCCCGGCCCTTGGATCGCCGTCCCCGGCCCTTGGATCGCCGTCCCCGGCTCTTGGATCGCCGCTCCCGGTCCCCCGGTGGCCGTCCCCGATCGCCGGAGACGACGAAGACGCGCTCGGGCTGACGTACGCCTTGACGCCCCACTCCCTCCTCCCCGTGACGTGCGAGAGCACCTCCAGGAAGTCGTCCCTGCGCCGTTCCAGCAGGTCCCGCACCTGCGCGTCGTCCGCGTACACGGTGACGAGCCGGACCGGCGCCGTCGGGGTGGCGGCCGCCACGGCCTCCACCACGCGGTGGTGGGCGCGGGCCGTCACCGCCAGCCAGTCCAGGTCCTCCAGGGAACGGCGCAGGGGTCCCTCTCCGAACTCGCCCAGCGGCACCGTGCTCACGTAGGCCACCAGGCCGGCCCCGGCGATCGTGCGCACGGGCGCGACGCCCTCACATGGGCACTCGACGGCAGAGCGGGCGACCGCGTACACGTACGTGCCGGTGCCGGTCATTCCTCGCCCCTGGCGGCGAGCTGGCGGCGCAGGCGGCGGTTCTCCTCGATCAGCTCGCGGTCGCGCCCGGACAACCACGGATCGTGCTGCCACCAGTCGATGCCGAGTTCCCTGGCCGTGTCCACCGAGGCGATCAGCAGGCGCAGCTTGATCGTGAGCAGCTCGATGTCCAGCAGGTTCACCCGGATGTCTCCGGCGATCACTACACCTCTGTCGAGCACGCGCTCCAGGATGTCCCCGAGATTGGCCGGCTCGCGGCTCGTGCCCCCGTACGGCTGGCGCACCACAGGGGTGGCCGTTCCTGCCCTGTCCACGTCACAACGCCTCACCGGTGTCGGCGTTGGAGCGCCGGTACCGCCGTAGCCTCCGATATGACAGCAAGTTCCCCTCCGTGTCCATCTCGGTCTGATAAAGGGCGAGGATGTCGCCCGATGAGGGGATGCGGCGGTCTTCGACGACCTCCACGCCGACCTTCCAACCGCCCTCTACCGGTTCGACGGCCGTGACGCCCTCGATCTGCTTCGTAGTGAGATCGGCGATATGTTGGAGCCCTGCCTCACCGGCGGTCGCGGCGGTCAACCCCCTCCGCCTTGGCTCACGGACTTCACGGGCCTCACGCGGCCGGGTGGACGTGGGGCGCTTCTCGATCATGCGATTACCTCCGCCCCGCGGCCATGAGCTGGAGAACCCGCTCGACCGCCTGGCTCTCCTCTTCCTCGGTGATCTCCCCGGCCTCCCTGGCCGCCTCGATCTCCTCCAGGTGCCGCCTGACCGAGGCGGGGTTCCTGGTCTCCATGTCGACCTGCTCCTGGAACAGCTCGGCGAGCCAGAGCAGCCCGCGGAAGGGCGCGAACGGCAGCCCGAAGATCAGCCCAAGCAGTCCCATGACTCATACCCCCGGCTCCTGCGCGATCACGAAGTCGTAGGGCGCGAGCGGTCCGAGCAGCCGGAGGCTCACCCGTCCGTCCCAGGTCTCGCCGAGCTCGCCGAGCGCCTTCTCGAGCGCCCGCTGCCCGCCGGTCCTGGCGAGCATGGCCACGTGTACGGCGTCCTGCTCGTGCGACGGCGGGCGTATCATCGCCGTCGAGTAGTGCGAGGAGAGCGCGTCGAGCAGCGTGCGGGTGTCCAGGTCGCGCTTGGCCTCGATCGCGGCCGCGATGAGCTCCCCGAGCCTGATCCGCTCGTTCCTGGTCACGTCCTCCGCCTGGCCGCGGATGGCCTCGCGCAGGCCGGCGGCCTCCGGGTTCTCCGCCAGGATCTCCCTCATCAGCGCGGACTCCACGTAACGGCCCTTGACGATGTACTCGGCCTGCCCCTCGAGATCCTGCAGCGCTCCCAGGAACTCGTCGTGGAACGGCGTGAGCAGCTCCTCCACGATCGCCTCCGGGCTCGCCAGCACCGCGCCGAACCGGAACGGCAGCACGGGCCCCTTGGCGGCGACGGAGTCGAGCAGCCGCTCGTAGGCCAGCAGGTCGCCCGGCCGGCCCAGGGGCTGGTCCACGTTCACGTCGCTCACGAGGGCGGCGACCTCGCCGTGCCGTACGAGCTGGACCTCGCCTGGCGGGTCACCGAGCCCGCGATCGTCCGAGGCGAGCTTCAGGTCCGCGGGCACGACCCCGTAGAGGTATGACGCGATGTTCTGCTGCCGCTGCGCGGCCTGCTTGGGTACGGAGCCGCCGGAAACCTTGGTGGATCGTCCCATCTGCCTCACTCTTCCTCTTCGCGCCGGCGAGGGGCCTTCTTCTTCATGCCGTGGCTCTCGACGATGTCGGTCAGCTTCTCGTCCGCCGCCTCCAGGACCCCCTGGACCACCTTCTTGGTTCGGTCCACGCTGGGAGCGCCCTTCGTGGTCTCCAGGACCTCGGGCAGTCCCTGCTCGCCGGTCTCGGCCATGTCGAGCCGGTTCGCGGCCTCCGCGAACCGCAGGTACGTGTCGACGCTGGCCACGACGACGCGCGCGTCGATCGTGAGGACCTCGATGCCGACGAGCGAGACCCTGACGTAGGCGTCGATCACGAGACCCTTGTCGAGAATCGTGTCGATGACGTCGGCCAGGCCCGTCGGAGACGGACGTCCGGCCATCTGGCCGGTCGCCGCCGGTTGCACAGACGTAGTCATCATCCCTCCCCTTGCCCTCGCCAGCCTGCCCCCAAAAGCGACACCGAACCACATAGAACCCAAAAACGGATAGGGCTTGACGTAGTCGACTCGCTACGGTGTGCAACCTTTAGGCGAAGGGGAGGTTCGCGTCAGGTGCTGGCGCGGACCGCGAGGAGGGGAGTGAGCAGGGTGGAGTCGGGCACCACGCGGCCCTCCAGCTTCTCCATGACCAGGCGGACCGCCTCGCGGCCCACTTCCTCCGCGGGGATCAGCACCGAGGTGAGGGGCGGGCCGGCGCGCTCGGCCACGTCGTCGGGGCAGATCGCGACCACCGCCACGTCGTGCGGCACCCTCCGGTCGAGCTGGCGCAGCGCGGCCAGCACGTGGCCGACCGCCGCCTCGTTGTGCACCACCAGCGCGGACAGGCCGGGATGGTCGAGGAGCAGGTCGCGCACGGTCTCGTAGACCTCGTCGAACGTCTCCTCGCACGGCAGCGCGACGCCCTTGAGCCCGTGGGCCTCCACCGCCTCCACGAACCCCTCGCGCGTCCGCCGGGCGAACCCCGTCCCCCGCTCGTACACCACCGACGGTGCCCCGAGCAGCGCGATCTCCTCATGACCGCGTTCGGCCAGGTGCTCCACGCACCGCGCGCCCGCGGCGGCGAAGTCGAGGTCCACGCACGTCAGCCCGGCCGGCTCGGCGGGGAAGCCGATGAGCACGCTCGGTTCGGGCAGCTCGCGCAGCAGCGGGACCCGGCGGTCGTCCAGCTCGACGTCCATGAGCACCAGCGCGTCCACCATCGCGCTCGCGGCCACCCGCCGGATGCCGGCGGTGCCCTCGTCGGCGGTCAGCAGCAGCACGTCGTGGTCGAAGCGGCGCGCGGCCGTGACCACGGCGCTGGCGAAGCGCATCAGGACGGGCACGTGCATGCCCGCCCGCAGCGGCAGCACCAGCGCGATCACGTTGGAGCGCTTGCTGGCCAGGGCACGGGCACCGGCGTTGGGGTGGTAGCCGAGCGTGCTGATGCTCTCGAGCACCCGCCGCCTGGTGTCGGCCGAGATCGTCCGCTTGCCGCTGAGCACGTAGGAGACCGTGCTGACGGCCACGCCCGCGTGCTTGGCGACCTGGGCGATCGTGACCGTGCGCCCGCTCAAGCCCCGGCTCCGAAGTCGAGCTGGGCCAGTGTCACGCCGTCGTTCTCGAACACCACATACAGATCGTGCACCCCGTCCACCTCCGGGAGCGAGGCCGTGATGGCGTGATAGCCGTAGCGGTCGGTCCTGGGTACCGGGAACGTGGCGAGGGCCTGACCGTAGAGGGGGTCGCCGCGGCGGACGGTGATCACGCCGCCCTCCGTGCTGCCCGCCGTCGCCACGCAGGTCGTGGCGGCGCCGAGGTCCACCTGCCGGAACAGGATCCACGCGCCCTCCGCGTCGGACCTGACGGCGTCACCGTCCACCTTGGTCTCGTCCACGAACGTGATCGCGTCGTACTCGTCGTGGGCGGCGGCGCGCAGCAGCCCCGACTGGGGCGGGACGGTCTCGCCGTCGACCTCGAAGCGGGCGCTCAGGCGCAGGTCGGTGGCGCTGCGGCCGACCATGAGCTGGTGCGGCGCGCTCTCCACGACGAACCCGCCCCTGGTCACGTCCCAGAAGGCCAGCTCGGAGACGGGCAGCGTCAGCGTGACGGCGCGGCTCTCGCCGGGCGCGAGGCGTACCTTCTCGAAGCCGCGCAGGCGGCGCAGCGGCTGCTTGACGCGGGAGCGCTGCTGGTGGGTGTAGAACTGGACGACCTCGACGCCGGGCCTGGTGCCGGTGTTCGTCACGGTGGCCTCGGCTCTGACCACGTCGCCTTCCACGTGTACGCGCAGGTCCGCGTAGTCGAAGGTGGTGTAGCTGAGTCCGTGGCCGAACGGGTGGAGCGGGACGCCGCGGAAGTACAGGTACGTGGCGTCGGAGG
The nucleotide sequence above comes from Nonomuraea helvata. Encoded proteins:
- a CDS encoding LacI family DNA-binding transcriptional regulator, producing MSGRTVTIAQVAKHAGVAVSTVSYVLSGKRTISADTRRRVLESISTLGYHPNAGARALASKRSNVIALVLPLRAGMHVPVLMRFASAVVTAARRFDHDVLLLTADEGTAGIRRVAASAMVDALVLMDVELDDRRVPLLRELPEPSVLIGFPAEPAGLTCVDLDFAAAGARCVEHLAERGHEEIALLGAPSVVYERGTGFARRTREGFVEAVEAHGLKGVALPCEETFDEVYETVRDLLLDHPGLSALVVHNEAAVGHVLAALRQLDRRVPHDVAVVAICPDDVAERAGPPLTSVLIPAEEVGREAVRLVMEKLEGRVVPDSTLLTPLLAVRAST
- the gvpJ gene encoding gas vesicle protein GvpJ gives rise to the protein MTTSVQPAATGQMAGRPSPTGLADVIDTILDKGLVIDAYVRVSLVGIEVLTIDARVVVASVDTYLRFAEAANRLDMAETGEQGLPEVLETTKGAPSVDRTKKVVQGVLEAADEKLTDIVESHGMKKKAPRRREEEE
- the gvpO gene encoding gas vesicle protein GvpO, whose translation is MIEKRPTSTRPREAREVREPRRRGLTAATAGEAGLQHIADLTTKQIEGVTAVEPVEGGWKVGVEVVEDRRIPSSGDILALYQTEMDTEGNLLSYRRLRRYRRSNADTGEAL
- a CDS encoding gas vesicle protein GvpG, which produces MGLLGLIFGLPFAPFRGLLWLAELFQEQVDMETRNPASVRRHLEEIEAAREAGEITEEEESQAVERVLQLMAAGRR
- a CDS encoding GvpL/GvpF family gas vesicle protein; translation: MGRSTKVSGGSVPKQAAQRQQNIASYLYGVVPADLKLASDDRGLGDPPGEVQLVRHGEVAALVSDVNVDQPLGRPGDLLAYERLLDSVAAKGPVLPFRFGAVLASPEAIVEELLTPFHDEFLGALQDLEGQAEYIVKGRYVESALMREILAENPEAAGLREAIRGQAEDVTRNERIRLGELIAAAIEAKRDLDTRTLLDALSSHYSTAMIRPPSHEQDAVHVAMLARTGGQRALEKALGELGETWDGRVSLRLLGPLAPYDFVIAQEPGV